A single Bacteroidota bacterium DNA region contains:
- a CDS encoding type II toxin-antitoxin system HipA family toxin: MITTAFVKIWEHRVGAVVWDSATGLGYFEYDAAFLTKKLDLSPIKMPIGNTRKPVFSFTENKESATFKGLPGLLADVLPDKYGNALINAWLTTQGRPSDSLNPVELLCFIGTRGVGALEFEPAIPKDKSQATSLEISSLVAIAEKIIHNRKDFSSSLKKNEEKALLDILKIGTSAGGARAKALIAYNPKTKEIRSGQADAPKGFSHWIIKFDGVTDKQFGASSGYGRVEMAYYLMAKDAGIEMMESRLLEENGRAHFMTKRFDRLPNNEKLHMQSFCALQHYDFNDITLYSYEQLFETMRMLSLPYPQAEQLYRRMVFNVLARNCDDHTKNFAFLMDKTGKWQLSPAYDICHAYRPESEWVSQQSLSVNGKRKNITRTDLLAVAKQMNIKKADALITEIAEVVSNWEHYAKKVKVNKKLMKAIGKTLENNNVL; this comes from the coding sequence ATGATAACAACGGCTTTTGTAAAAATATGGGAACACCGTGTAGGAGCTGTTGTATGGGACTCCGCAACAGGGCTAGGCTATTTTGAGTACGATGCAGCTTTTCTGACCAAAAAGCTAGACTTATCCCCCATTAAAATGCCTATTGGGAATACTCGCAAGCCTGTATTCTCGTTCACTGAAAATAAAGAGAGCGCTACCTTTAAGGGATTACCAGGATTGTTGGCAGATGTATTGCCCGACAAATATGGAAATGCATTAATTAATGCGTGGCTCACAACCCAAGGCAGGCCTAGCGATAGTTTAAATCCGGTAGAACTACTTTGTTTTATTGGCACACGTGGAGTTGGAGCATTGGAGTTTGAACCTGCTATACCAAAAGATAAGAGCCAAGCAACCTCCTTAGAAATAAGCAGTTTAGTAGCTATAGCAGAAAAAATAATACACAATAGAAAAGATTTTAGCAGCAGTCTTAAAAAGAATGAAGAAAAAGCGTTGTTAGATATTTTAAAAATAGGCACATCTGCCGGGGGCGCCAGAGCCAAAGCATTGATAGCCTACAACCCTAAAACAAAGGAAATACGAAGCGGACAAGCCGATGCACCGAAAGGCTTCTCGCATTGGATAATAAAATTTGATGGCGTTACCGATAAGCAATTTGGTGCATCGAGCGGTTATGGGCGCGTAGAGATGGCTTACTACTTAATGGCTAAAGATGCCGGCATTGAAATGATGGAAAGCAGGCTACTAGAAGAAAACGGCCGCGCTCACTTTATGACCAAGCGATTCGACCGATTACCCAATAACGAAAAGCTCCACATGCAAAGCTTTTGCGCCCTGCAGCATTATGATTTTAACGATATTACTTTATACAGTTACGAACAACTGTTTGAAACCATGCGTATGCTAAGCTTACCTTACCCGCAAGCAGAGCAGCTTTACAGGCGAATGGTGTTTAATGTACTGGCACGAAATTGTGACGACCACACCAAAAACTTTGCCTTCTTGATGGATAAAACCGGCAAATGGCAACTATCTCCGGCCTATGATATTTGCCACGCTTACCGCCCAGAAAGTGAATGGGTAAGCCAACAATCGTTAAGTGTAAATGGGAAAAGAAAAAACATTACCCGAACAGATTTACTTGCTGTTGCAAAGCAAATGAACATAAAAAAAGCAGATGCACTAATTACCGAAATTGCAGAAGTAGTAAGCAATTGGGAGCACTATGCAAAAAAAGTAAAGGTGAATAAAAAATTGATGAAGGCGATAGGAAAAACATTGGAGAATAATAACGTTCTTTAA
- a CDS encoding helix-turn-helix transcriptional regulator produces the protein MTDFSYINWLAMSDGAIVGMLGSYIKHHRLEQNITQDQLATNTGISRSTLVDLEQGKSGNLLTFIRLLRSLNLLNTLDAFQVKQQISPILLAEQAQAQYKRASKRKNISKKRNTDW, from the coding sequence ATGACTGATTTTTCATACATAAATTGGTTGGCTATGAGCGATGGTGCTATTGTTGGTATGCTGGGTAGTTACATAAAACACCATCGACTGGAGCAGAATATAACACAAGATCAATTGGCTACAAACACCGGCATAAGCCGCTCTACACTGGTAGATTTAGAGCAAGGAAAAAGCGGCAACTTGCTTACATTTATTCGATTACTGAGAAGTCTTAACCTATTGAACACATTGGACGCGTTTCAAGTAAAACAACAAATAAGCCCTATTTTATTAGCTGAGCAAGCGCAAGCCCAATACAAACGAGCTTCTAAAAGAAAAAACATAAGCAAAAAACGTAATACCGATTGGTAA
- a CDS encoding methylmalonyl-CoA mutase family protein, producing the protein MQTIAPYKPKNKIRIVTAASLFDGHDAAINIMRRIIQATGVEVIHLGHDRSVKEIVDCAIQEDVQAIAITSYQGGHVEFFKYMYDLLKEKGCQQIKIFGGGGGTILPAEIEELHQYGITRIYSPDDGRAMGLQGMINDMIEKCDFATGTNLNGEVKHIDKKEAKSIAKLISAAENFPAESAVFIKEIDAIAKTKKIPVLGITGTGGAGKSSLVDELVRRFLLDFKDKNIAIISVDPSKRKTGGALLGDRIRMNSISNDRVYMRSLATRQSNLALSKYVQEAVNIVKAAGYDLIILETSGIGQSDTEILDHSDVSLYVMTPEYGAATQLEKIDMLDFADVVALNKFDKRGALDAIRDVKKQYKRNRQLWDADDSTLPVFGTIASQFNDPGMNTLYKAVMAKIEEKTGIALHSSLLATGEMSEKIFIIPPARTRYLSEISENNRNYDKWVSEQCEIADKLFGIKKSIESIRETSIDDKDRLIKKLEETYAEIELKLDGQCKKILQTWDAKVANYKNEFYVYKVRDKEIKIKTHTESLSHLQIPKVITPRYKGWGDILRWNLSENVPGEFPYAAGVFPFKREGEDPTRMFAGEGGPERTNRRFHYVSLNMPAKRLSTAFDSVTLYGRDPEYRPDIYGKIGNSGVSICCLDDAKKLYSGFNLADPATSVSMTINGPAAVLTAFFMNAAIDQQCEIYIKQNGLEKEVTKKIEDIYKKKGTKRPTYQTSSLEEGQEGVLPEGNNGLGLMLLGVTGDQVLPKDVYEKIKTDTLKAVRGTVQADILKEDQAQNTCIFSTEFSLRLMGDVQQYFIDKDIRNFYSVSISGYHIAEAGANPISQLAFTLANGFTYVEYYLSRGMDINKFAPNLSFFFSNGIDPEYAVIGRVARRIWAKAMKYKYKANERSQMLKYHIQTSGRSLHAQEIDFNDIRTTLQALYAIYDNCNSLHTNAYDEAITTPTEESVRRAMAIQLIINKELGLAKNENPLQGSFIIEELTDLVEEAVLSEFDKITERGGVLGAMETMYQRGKIQEESLYYETLKHTGEFPIIGVNTFLSSKGSPTISPKEVIRATKEEKEYQITMLSELHKSNSSLTAQLLSDLQSAAIQNKNIFEKLMEAGKYCSLGQITAALFEVGGQYRRNM; encoded by the coding sequence ATGCAAACCATTGCTCCTTATAAACCCAAAAACAAAATTCGTATTGTAACGGCTGCTTCCTTATTTGATGGGCACGATGCCGCCATTAATATTATGCGCAGGATTATTCAGGCAACTGGCGTAGAGGTTATACACCTTGGGCACGACCGCTCCGTGAAAGAGATTGTTGATTGCGCCATACAAGAAGATGTGCAAGCCATTGCTATTACGAGCTACCAAGGCGGGCACGTAGAATTTTTTAAATACATGTACGATTTGCTGAAGGAAAAAGGATGTCAACAAATTAAAATATTTGGTGGCGGTGGTGGAACCATTCTACCTGCTGAGATTGAAGAGCTTCACCAATACGGCATTACCCGCATTTATTCTCCAGACGATGGCCGCGCCATGGGCCTGCAAGGCATGATCAACGACATGATTGAAAAATGTGATTTTGCGACTGGCACCAATTTAAATGGAGAAGTAAAACACATAGATAAAAAAGAAGCTAAATCAATTGCCAAACTTATTTCGGCAGCCGAGAATTTCCCTGCTGAGTCCGCTGTATTCATCAAAGAAATTGATGCAATAGCAAAAACAAAAAAGATTCCTGTTTTGGGAATTACCGGAACAGGAGGAGCTGGAAAATCATCTCTAGTAGATGAATTGGTTCGCAGATTTTTATTAGACTTTAAAGACAAGAACATTGCTATTATTTCTGTAGATCCTTCGAAACGCAAAACAGGAGGGGCTTTGCTAGGCGATAGAATTCGCATGAATTCCATTAGCAACGACCGTGTGTACATGCGCTCGTTAGCTACACGACAAAGCAATTTAGCATTATCTAAATACGTGCAAGAAGCTGTAAACATTGTAAAAGCAGCAGGGTATGATTTAATTATTTTAGAAACATCGGGCATTGGGCAAAGCGATACAGAAATATTGGATCACTCGGATGTATCGCTATATGTAATGACACCTGAATATGGCGCTGCTACTCAGCTCGAAAAGATTGACATGCTGGACTTTGCAGATGTTGTGGCCTTAAACAAATTTGACAAACGAGGCGCATTGGATGCGATACGCGATGTAAAAAAACAATACAAGCGCAATAGACAGCTGTGGGATGCAGACGACAGCACACTTCCAGTATTCGGCACCATCGCATCTCAATTCAACGATCCAGGCATGAACACCTTATACAAGGCTGTAATGGCAAAGATTGAAGAGAAAACAGGAATCGCGCTCCACTCCTCTTTATTGGCAACAGGAGAAATGTCGGAAAAAATATTTATCATACCGCCTGCCAGAACCCGCTACCTAAGCGAAATATCGGAGAATAACAGAAATTACGACAAGTGGGTAAGCGAACAATGCGAAATTGCCGACAAACTATTTGGTATCAAAAAATCAATTGAGTCGATTAGAGAAACCAGTATTGACGATAAAGACAGACTGATTAAAAAACTAGAAGAAACCTATGCAGAGATAGAACTGAAGTTGGATGGGCAATGCAAGAAAATACTGCAAACCTGGGATGCTAAAGTAGCTAATTACAAAAACGAATTTTATGTGTATAAAGTTCGTGACAAGGAAATAAAAATTAAGACACACACAGAAAGCTTATCGCACCTGCAAATCCCGAAAGTGATAACACCTCGCTACAAAGGTTGGGGAGATATTTTGCGTTGGAACTTATCGGAAAATGTACCGGGTGAATTCCCTTATGCTGCAGGCGTATTCCCCTTTAAGCGCGAAGGCGAAGACCCAACACGCATGTTTGCCGGAGAAGGCGGACCAGAACGTACCAACAGACGCTTTCATTATGTTTCGCTAAACATGCCTGCCAAACGCTTATCCACAGCCTTCGACAGCGTTACACTATACGGAAGAGACCCAGAGTATCGTCCGGACATTTATGGAAAAATAGGAAACTCAGGTGTTTCTATTTGTTGTTTGGATGATGCCAAAAAATTGTACTCCGGATTTAATCTTGCAGATCCTGCTACTTCTGTATCCATGACCATTAATGGTCCGGCAGCAGTGCTTACCGCATTTTTTATGAATGCGGCTATTGATCAACAATGTGAAATTTACATCAAACAAAACGGACTTGAAAAAGAAGTAACAAAAAAGATAGAAGATATTTATAAAAAGAAGGGCACCAAACGTCCTACCTATCAAACTTCCTCCCTTGAGGAAGGTCAGGAGGGTGTTCTTCCAGAAGGCAACAATGGCCTAGGGCTCATGCTGCTTGGTGTTACGGGCGATCAAGTTTTACCAAAAGATGTGTACGAAAAAATTAAAACCGACACCTTAAAAGCAGTGCGCGGTACTGTTCAAGCAGACATTTTAAAAGAAGACCAAGCACAAAACACCTGTATTTTTTCCACCGAATTTTCGTTGCGCTTGATGGGCGATGTACAACAATATTTTATTGATAAAGACATTCGCAATTTTTATTCGGTTTCTATAAGTGGCTACCACATTGCCGAAGCGGGCGCCAATCCTATTTCACAATTGGCATTCACCTTGGCAAATGGTTTTACCTATGTAGAATATTATTTGAGCCGTGGGATGGACATCAATAAATTCGCTCCGAATTTATCGTTCTTCTTCTCCAATGGCATTGACCCTGAATATGCTGTAATAGGCCGTGTGGCAAGGCGCATTTGGGCTAAGGCGATGAAATACAAATACAAAGCCAACGAACGTTCGCAAATGTTGAAGTATCATATTCAAACATCGGGCCGCTCGCTGCATGCACAAGAAATAGATTTTAACGACATACGTACAACACTACAAGCGCTGTATGCGATATACGATAATTGCAATTCGTTACATACCAATGCCTATGATGAAGCCATCACCACACCTACAGAAGAAAGCGTGCGCAGGGCAATGGCCATACAGCTTATCATTAATAAAGAATTGGGCTTAGCTAAAAACGAGAATCCGTTGCAGGGCTCGTTCATTATTGAAGAATTGACTGACCTAGTGGAAGAAGCTGTACTAAGCGAGTTTGACAAAATTACCGAGCGAGGTGGTGTATTAGGCGCGATGGAAACCATGTACCAGCGAGGAAAAATACAAGAAGAGAGCTTGTATTACGAAACATTAAAACATACAGGAGAGTTTCCAATTATTGGAGTAAACACGTTCTTATCTTCAAAAGGCTCTCCAACTATTAGTCCGAAGGAAGTGATACGTGCAACGAAAGAGGAAAAAGAATATCAAATAACTATGTTGAGTGAATTGCATAAATCAAATTCATCATTAACAGCACAATTACTCAGCGATCTTCAATCGGCCGCTATTCAAAACAAAAATATTTTTGAAAAATTAATGGAAGCCGGAAAGTATTGTTCCTTAGGGCAAATTACCGCTGCGCTGTTTGAGGTCGGAGGGCAATATCGAAGAAATATGTAA